The following coding sequences are from one Paenibacillus sp. FSL R5-0912 window:
- a CDS encoding response regulator transcription factor, with product MIKAVVVDDERLVRKGFISLIDWPSFGVVITGEAGDGNAALELLRQQETDLLFVDLTMPGMTGFELIRQVRLRFPAVRCVVLTCHHEFDYVQEALRLGAVDYIVKTLLEVENADETIRRLVERIRWEDGNRGALVSGELKVMSADKALLYLPLEPEGKEAELFELSLVKNHPLISFQNLWMTPLPCRVAVEEIRRELEAVLGAGWAAVLVEGVRDQPLKELEDVLERAVPQALFYYSGSDELPRLNFAELKALAGGGLPADAAENGEPLAIAMNLRWTLDRGAWESFTTAVLSRQPRQKEVAGFGKELLQSWSGLLMKPEEAAELALSAHRNRNWCQWKSWLRQFSGQVQQRMIELGMSKEVMFCLISAVNYMKSHAGDKINQGDVAAAINMSRGYFSQCFARFAGETFGDSLRSMRLELAKSLLRDTHAPVCEIACRSGFEDDRYFSRLFREHVGKLPSEYRAEGMGER from the coding sequence ATGATTAAAGCTGTGGTCGTGGATGACGAGCGGCTGGTACGCAAAGGCTTCATCTCGCTGATTGACTGGCCGTCCTTCGGGGTGGTGATTACTGGTGAAGCCGGGGACGGCAATGCTGCACTGGAGCTGCTCCGCCAGCAGGAGACGGATCTGCTGTTCGTGGATCTTACAATGCCGGGCATGACCGGGTTCGAGCTGATCCGCCAGGTCAGGCTGCGGTTTCCGGCTGTCCGCTGTGTGGTGCTAACCTGCCACCATGAATTCGATTATGTGCAGGAGGCACTGCGGCTGGGAGCAGTCGATTATATTGTGAAAACGCTGCTGGAGGTGGAGAATGCCGACGAAACCATCCGCAGGCTGGTGGAGCGGATCAGGTGGGAGGACGGCAACCGGGGTGCCCTGGTATCCGGCGAACTGAAGGTTATGTCTGCGGACAAGGCTCTACTCTATCTGCCCCTGGAGCCTGAAGGGAAGGAAGCGGAGCTGTTTGAACTGTCACTGGTCAAGAACCATCCGCTGATCTCATTCCAGAACCTGTGGATGACCCCGCTTCCCTGCCGTGTGGCCGTGGAGGAAATCCGCCGTGAGCTGGAGGCTGTGCTTGGAGCAGGCTGGGCAGCTGTACTTGTGGAAGGCGTGCGTGATCAGCCGCTGAAGGAGCTGGAGGATGTTCTGGAACGGGCGGTTCCACAGGCGCTGTTCTACTATTCCGGAAGCGATGAGCTCCCGAGGCTGAACTTTGCTGAACTGAAGGCGCTGGCCGGAGGGGGCCTTCCCGCTGATGCTGCAGAGAATGGGGAGCCGCTGGCGATTGCAATGAATCTCCGGTGGACGCTTGATCGGGGAGCCTGGGAAAGTTTCACTACAGCCGTTCTGTCCCGGCAGCCGCGCCAGAAAGAGGTCGCGGGGTTTGGAAAGGAACTGCTGCAGAGTTGGAGCGGGCTGCTGATGAAGCCGGAGGAGGCGGCAGAGCTTGCACTATCGGCACACCGCAACCGGAACTGGTGCCAGTGGAAAAGCTGGCTGCGCCAGTTCTCCGGTCAGGTTCAGCAGCGGATGATTGAGCTGGGCATGAGCAAAGAAGTGATGTTCTGCCTGATTAGCGCTGTGAACTATATGAAGAGCCATGCCGGGGATAAAATCAATCAGGGCGATGTAGCCGCCGCCATTAATATGAGCCGCGGCTATTTCAGCCAGTGCTTTGCCCGCTTTGCCGGGGAGACCTTCGGAGACAGCCTGCGGAGCATGCGGCTGGAGCTGGCCAAATCCCTGCTGCGCGATACCCATGCGCCGGTCTGCGAAATTGCCTGCCGGTCCGG
- a CDS encoding sensor histidine kinase: MPGKKQAGHPPKGKSLRTTLVIYLLIGTLLPLLIVGFISYTSIYSILSGKIGSGISASLRQEALSLENAIDNLDFASKQFALDGQIVEEMSSFLQEKQIYRKSQMMNSINQKINLVNFTNPYIGLTAYIMPGSEDPVLFTNMSTRRGFDLSSLPSFMRYNGADYYGPHGTMYAVGDNVVFSERRIVRVSGQHELYIYLETNYSLLRKIFNQEAYGMKVNHLLVNQSGTLTHVIDGELPERIVKQAGQNGGSAHEVLNGYHLFRYESPQGWKLVAVVKRSVFNSEIYTWIYKMILLALLTLLFAGFLAWLIWRRVYGPLRKVNLEIIRMAENVTTPVAFTNVEEFDSVLNNFQQMKDQVNELILAVARNEKQKSQFEIEKLLSQINPHFLHNTLNTVQWLARLNGQKEIDKLVTLLVKVLHYNLGKQSIIVTIGEEIEAIRNYMELQRIRYDYEFEFNVEADPEVLSAAVPRFLLQPLVENSIYHGLSDNGKVDVIITAQGTDEVKLMVKDNGAGMDQAKIEELLAEEAVRRRGLGIGFAYVMRMLRMYYGEQMSLEILSGESGGTTVSIIIPIMSKEDFND; this comes from the coding sequence ATGCCTGGAAAGAAGCAAGCAGGCCATCCGCCGAAGGGGAAGTCCCTGCGGACTACTTTGGTGATTTATTTGCTGATCGGTACGCTGCTGCCGCTGCTGATTGTCGGCTTCATATCCTACACTTCCATCTATTCCATTCTCTCCGGCAAAATCGGCAGCGGCATCAGTGCCAGTCTGCGCCAGGAAGCACTGAGCCTGGAGAATGCGATCGACAATCTGGATTTCGCCTCCAAGCAGTTTGCGCTGGACGGACAGATTGTGGAGGAGATGTCTTCTTTTCTGCAGGAGAAGCAGATCTACCGCAAGTCGCAAATGATGAATTCGATCAATCAGAAGATCAACCTGGTCAATTTCACCAATCCCTATATCGGCCTGACCGCCTATATCATGCCTGGAAGTGAAGATCCGGTGCTGTTCACCAACATGAGTACGCGAAGGGGCTTCGATCTCAGCAGCCTGCCTTCATTCATGCGCTATAACGGGGCTGATTATTATGGTCCGCATGGCACGATGTATGCTGTCGGCGATAATGTCGTCTTCTCGGAGCGGCGGATCGTACGGGTAAGCGGGCAGCATGAGCTTTATATCTATCTGGAGACCAATTACAGTCTGCTGCGCAAAATTTTCAATCAGGAAGCCTACGGGATGAAGGTCAATCATCTCCTGGTGAATCAGAGCGGCACCCTTACTCATGTCATTGACGGTGAATTGCCGGAAAGGATCGTCAAGCAGGCCGGCCAAAACGGGGGTTCCGCCCATGAGGTGCTAAATGGCTATCATTTGTTCCGCTATGAGAGTCCGCAGGGCTGGAAGCTTGTAGCCGTGGTCAAACGGTCGGTGTTCAACAGTGAGATTTACACCTGGATCTACAAAATGATTCTGCTGGCGCTGCTCACCCTCCTGTTCGCAGGATTCCTGGCCTGGCTGATCTGGAGAAGGGTCTATGGTCCGCTGCGCAAGGTCAATCTCGAAATTATCCGCATGGCGGAGAATGTCACCACGCCGGTAGCATTCACGAACGTGGAGGAATTCGATTCTGTCCTGAACAACTTCCAGCAGATGAAGGATCAGGTGAATGAGCTGATTCTGGCTGTGGCCCGCAATGAGAAGCAGAAAAGCCAGTTCGAGATTGAGAAGCTGCTCAGCCAGATCAATCCGCATTTCCTCCATAATACGCTCAATACGGTGCAGTGGCTCGCCCGGCTGAACGGACAGAAGGAGATTGACAAGCTGGTAACCCTGCTGGTGAAGGTGCTGCATTATAATCTCGGCAAGCAGAGCATCATCGTCACCATCGGGGAGGAGATTGAAGCGATCCGTAATTACATGGAGCTGCAGCGCATCCGTTACGATTATGAATTCGAGTTCAATGTAGAGGCCGATCCGGAGGTGCTGTCCGCTGCGGTTCCCCGGTTCCTGCTGCAGCCGCTGGTCGAGAATTCCATCTATCACGGACTGAGTGACAACGGTAAGGTCGATGTAATCATTACCGCGCAGGGTACGGATGAAGTGAAGCTCATGGTGAAGGACAACGGTGCGGGAATGGATCAGGCAAAGATTGAGGAGCTGCTTGCGGAGGAGGCCGTGCGGAGACGGGGACTTGGCATCGGCTTCGCTTATGTGATGCGGATGCTGCGCATGTATTACGGGGAGCAGATGAGCCTGGAAATTCTCAGCGGGGAGAGCGGCGGGACAACGGTATCCATCATCATACCCATAATGAGCAAGGAGGACTTCAATGATTAA
- a CDS encoding ABC transporter substrate-binding protein has product MRFRFRQVSLFLLSMIMVLVLAACGGGNGNSGNSGNSGTAASTDKPAAEATPAAGTEATAAPADGALDHTKPLKLTVFSTTANYAGPQIGWFAKVIKDKFNIELDIVASNLTGGDTKISAMMASGDLGDVIIFGDDKNHYPNAIKGKLLLDWTQDGLLDKYGADIVKQFPKAIEKAKVAFGGGSSVFGIGNNVATNPSGPSEGKDMTWGPDLRWDLYQQLGAPEISKIEDYLPVLKQMQELEPKNEQGKKTYAFSLWSDWDGNYKMTLAKQFANMMGYDEIADTALYVKADEEKYYDFLSEDSWYMKSLKLYFEANQMGLLDPDSLTQKFDDVVAKYKDGRLLFSWFPWLGAANYNTPERTAEGKGFALVPFKDELMYSTGFNVYGGNGIIAIGAKAKEPARIMEFINWMYTPEGAMISAGSGTAVSNGPQGLAWDIDSSGKPVVTDFGWKAYADQQNTQVPEEYGGGDYYYGSNQMNFSFVVPAMVNPATNEPYDHNLWQTTLKRNPSKLDSDWRAKMGVLTAKEYFEKNNLLAVAPQGFTGKEPLTMDKTLEQKNKQIGTVIQQISWKMVFAKNQAEFDKLNKEMHDKVNGLGYQDVMNFSVKKAEELFEARKSVK; this is encoded by the coding sequence ATGAGATTCAGATTCAGACAAGTATCGCTATTTCTGCTAAGCATGATAATGGTGCTGGTGCTGGCAGCCTGCGGCGGGGGAAACGGAAATTCAGGCAATTCAGGCAATTCGGGTACGGCGGCCAGCACGGATAAGCCGGCGGCCGAAGCCACGCCAGCCGCCGGCACAGAGGCCACGGCGGCTCCGGCAGACGGGGCACTGGACCACACCAAGCCGCTCAAGCTGACCGTATTCTCGACAACGGCCAATTACGCCGGCCCGCAAATCGGCTGGTTCGCCAAAGTCATCAAAGACAAATTCAACATTGAGCTGGATATTGTCGCCTCCAACCTGACCGGCGGGGATACCAAAATCTCAGCCATGATGGCCTCCGGCGACCTCGGCGATGTCATCATCTTCGGGGATGATAAGAACCATTATCCGAACGCGATCAAAGGCAAGCTGCTGCTGGACTGGACGCAGGACGGCCTGCTGGACAAATACGGCGCGGATATTGTGAAGCAGTTCCCCAAAGCGATAGAGAAGGCTAAAGTGGCCTTTGGCGGCGGAAGCTCCGTCTTCGGTATCGGCAATAACGTGGCAACCAACCCTTCAGGACCTTCTGAGGGCAAGGATATGACCTGGGGACCCGACCTGCGCTGGGACCTGTATCAGCAGCTCGGTGCGCCTGAAATCAGCAAGATTGAGGATTATCTCCCGGTGCTAAAGCAGATGCAGGAGCTGGAGCCAAAGAATGAGCAGGGGAAGAAAACCTATGCGTTCTCCTTATGGTCCGACTGGGACGGGAACTATAAAATGACGCTGGCGAAGCAGTTCGCCAACATGATGGGCTATGATGAAATTGCCGATACAGCGTTGTATGTCAAGGCGGATGAAGAGAAGTACTATGATTTCCTTTCCGAGGACAGCTGGTATATGAAATCGCTCAAGCTCTACTTCGAAGCGAATCAGATGGGCCTGCTTGACCCGGACTCGCTTACCCAGAAATTCGATGATGTGGTAGCGAAATACAAGGACGGCCGCCTGCTCTTCTCCTGGTTCCCGTGGCTGGGCGCAGCCAACTACAATACACCGGAGAGAACCGCAGAAGGCAAAGGGTTCGCGCTTGTACCGTTCAAGGATGAGCTGATGTACTCCACAGGCTTCAACGTATACGGCGGCAACGGAATTATCGCCATCGGCGCCAAGGCCAAAGAGCCGGCCCGCATCATGGAGTTCATCAACTGGATGTACACACCGGAAGGCGCGATGATCTCGGCAGGCAGCGGAACCGCAGTCTCCAATGGACCGCAGGGTCTGGCCTGGGATATTGACAGCAGCGGCAAGCCGGTCGTGACTGACTTCGGCTGGAAGGCTTATGCCGATCAGCAGAACACGCAGGTTCCCGAAGAATACGGCGGCGGTGACTACTATTACGGCTCGAATCAGATGAACTTCTCCTTCGTGGTTCCGGCGATGGTGAATCCGGCTACGAATGAGCCGTATGACCACAATCTGTGGCAGACCACACTGAAGCGCAATCCGTCGAAGCTCGACAGTGACTGGAGAGCGAAGATGGGCGTGCTTACGGCCAAGGAATATTTTGAGAAAAATAATCTGCTCGCCGTAGCGCCGCAGGGCTTCACCGGCAAAGAGCCGCTGACGATGGACAAAACGCTGGAGCAGAAGAACAAGCAGATCGGTACCGTGATCCAGCAAATCTCCTGGAAGATGGTCTTCGCCAAAAATCAGGCGGAATTCGATAAGCTGAACAAAGAGATGCATGACAAAGTTAACGGTCTCGGCTATCAGGACGTGATGAACTTCTCAGTGAAGAAAGCGGAAGAGCTGTTTGAAGCCCGCAAAAGTGTAAAGTAA
- a CDS encoding carbohydrate ABC transporter permease produces the protein MRNKRKPGNALFQGIIYLLFGLFTLSCIYPFYYLFINTISSNDLSAGGYIKFYPRQIHFDNYFKVLRISGLSHAALVSVYRTVVGTFLTVGASAFLGYLFTKKEMWGRQIWYRSIVVTMYFSAGLIPWYITMHNLHLTNNYLAYILPTIITPFNIILVKTFVEAIPPSLEESAAMDGAGYLRVFWSIIVPLTTPILATITIFSAVNQWNSFIDTAFLMTDTKYYTLQFLLWRYLNESSSLAALIRNSPDMAAGIQNMQTPTSVRMTVTMIVVMPILIVYPFFQRFFVKGIMIGAVKG, from the coding sequence ATGCGGAACAAGCGTAAACCGGGCAATGCCCTCTTTCAGGGAATCATCTATCTGCTCTTCGGATTATTCACCCTGAGCTGTATTTATCCGTTCTATTATCTGTTCATTAACACGATTAGCTCCAATGATCTAAGCGCCGGAGGGTATATCAAATTCTATCCGCGGCAGATTCATTTCGACAACTACTTCAAGGTCCTGCGGATCAGCGGGCTAAGCCACGCGGCACTGGTCTCGGTCTACAGAACAGTAGTCGGCACGTTCCTGACGGTTGGGGCATCGGCTTTTCTCGGCTATCTGTTTACCAAGAAAGAAATGTGGGGCCGGCAGATCTGGTACCGCAGCATTGTGGTAACGATGTATTTCAGCGCGGGACTGATCCCCTGGTACATCACGATGCACAATCTGCATCTGACCAACAATTATCTGGCCTATATTCTGCCGACGATTATTACCCCGTTCAACATTATACTGGTCAAAACCTTCGTGGAGGCGATCCCGCCTTCCCTGGAGGAATCGGCAGCGATGGACGGTGCTGGATACCTGCGGGTATTCTGGAGCATCATTGTGCCGCTGACCACGCCGATTCTGGCGACGATTACGATTTTCTCGGCGGTGAACCAGTGGAACTCCTTCATTGATACGGCGTTCCTGATGACTGACACGAAATATTACACGCTGCAGTTCCTGCTCTGGCGGTATTTGAACGAGTCCAGCTCGCTCGCCGCGCTGATCCGCAATTCACCGGATATGGCAGCCGGCATCCAGAATATGCAGACACCGACATCGGTGCGGATGACGGTAACGATGATCGTGGTCATGCCGATTCTGATTGTGTATCCGTTCTTTCAGCGTTTCTTCGTCAAAGGCATCATGATCGGCGCCGTCAAAGGCTGA
- a CDS encoding ABC transporter permease — MGVPSGELLHSVDPAPPPRRKLQNKYKLFYMALPFLAVTFIFYYLPVSGWIYAFYDFIPGIPLSDTPFVGLKWFKTIVANPTQTAEVLRVLKNTVAMSSLGLVTSVFPVIFAILLTEVRSGWYRKLVQTLTTIPNFISWILVYALAFSLFSVDSGVVNHLLVQFGFADDGFNFLASSSHVWITMIAWYWWKSLGWGAILYLAAIAGIDQELYEAAEVDGASRFRKIWHITVPGIIPTFFVLLLLSIGNFVNNGMEQYFAFQNAMNKDTIEVLDLYVYNIAFANNFPFATAVSMLKSVVSVILLFAANTLSKIVRDESII, encoded by the coding sequence ATGGGAGTACCCTCTGGTGAACTGCTGCATAGTGTGGATCCGGCCCCACCGCCCCGCAGGAAGCTGCAGAACAAATACAAGCTGTTTTACATGGCGCTTCCGTTTCTGGCGGTAACTTTTATTTTCTATTATTTGCCGGTCAGCGGCTGGATTTATGCCTTCTATGATTTCATTCCCGGCATTCCCCTGTCGGACACGCCTTTTGTCGGCCTGAAGTGGTTCAAGACCATTGTTGCGAATCCCACGCAGACGGCTGAAGTGCTGCGGGTGCTGAAGAATACGGTCGCGATGAGCTCACTCGGGCTGGTGACCTCGGTGTTTCCCGTAATCTTTGCAATACTGCTGACCGAAGTCCGGTCAGGCTGGTACCGCAAGCTGGTGCAGACGCTGACCACGATTCCGAATTTCATCAGCTGGATTCTCGTCTATGCGCTGGCCTTCTCGCTGTTCTCCGTAGACAGCGGCGTGGTGAATCACCTGCTGGTCCAGTTCGGCTTCGCGGATGATGGCTTCAACTTCCTGGCCTCCAGCTCTCATGTCTGGATCACGATGATCGCCTGGTACTGGTGGAAGTCGCTGGGCTGGGGAGCGATCCTGTACCTTGCGGCCATTGCCGGAATTGACCAGGAGCTGTATGAAGCGGCGGAAGTGGATGGAGCGAGCCGGTTCCGCAAGATCTGGCATATCACGGTTCCCGGCATCATTCCCACCTTCTTCGTCCTGCTGCTGCTCTCCATCGGCAATTTTGTCAATAACGGAATGGAGCAGTATTTTGCCTTCCAGAATGCGATGAACAAGGACACGATTGAGGTGCTGGACCTCTACGTGTACAATATCGCTTTTGCCAACAACTTCCCGTTCGCTACGGCGGTCAGCATGCTGAAGTCGGTGGTCAGCGTTATCCTGCTGTTCGCGGCCAATACACTCTCGAAGATTGTGCGTGACGAATCCATTATTTAA
- a CDS encoding GyrI-like domain-containing protein produces MIRLKVEWRKQDKSLYLPPAEPALIQVPAYNYFILRGEGNPNAAPFAEAVGVLYSLSYAIKMLPKKGPEPDGYYDYTVFPLEGVWDLSEAGRKKAVLDKDELVYTLMIRQPDFVTPELAAEVLEKVKHSKPHPLLHKAAFDSFEDGLSVQMLHTGPYDDEPHSFARMEQYCADRELQRISHLHREIYISDARRVQPEKLRTVLRFKVSRQN; encoded by the coding sequence GTGATCCGGTTGAAAGTTGAATGGAGAAAACAAGACAAGTCTCTTTACCTGCCCCCTGCCGAACCCGCGCTGATTCAAGTGCCCGCCTATAATTATTTCATACTGCGGGGTGAAGGCAATCCGAATGCTGCGCCTTTCGCTGAAGCCGTCGGCGTACTGTACTCCCTCTCTTATGCCATTAAGATGCTGCCCAAAAAAGGGCCCGAACCGGATGGGTATTACGACTATACGGTCTTCCCGCTGGAAGGCGTGTGGGATCTCAGCGAAGCCGGCCGTAAGAAAGCGGTCCTTGATAAAGACGAATTGGTGTACACCCTGATGATCCGGCAGCCGGACTTTGTAACCCCGGAGCTTGCCGCTGAAGTTCTGGAGAAGGTCAAGCACAGCAAGCCGCATCCGCTGCTGCACAAAGCCGCCTTCGATAGCTTCGAAGACGGCCTCAGTGTACAAATGCTTCATACCGGACCTTATGATGATGAGCCGCACAGCTTCGCAAGGATGGAGCAATATTGTGCAGACCGGGAGCTGCAGCGGATTTCTCATCTTCACCGGGAAATCTATATTTCGGATGCCCGCCGGGTCCAGCCGGAGAAGCTGAGAACGGTACTGAGGTTCAAGGTATCACGCCAGAATTAA
- a CDS encoding YhbD family protein, which produces MEEDLISKKELLDETGISYGQLYRWKRKQLIPEEWFIRKSTFTGQETFFPRERILGRVQHILQKKDDLSLDELAGKLSEPLSQHQVILTVAQLRERNIVSNSSLERFGRPNSEGMQLTFEQILNLFTVDLLLSKGELNLEEADRLYLTLGVHTPGFAGKNWELFFVRKMGVSFYLMALSGAELAFDEGVRVVSRLSLTDLTEQLKIRLS; this is translated from the coding sequence ATGGAAGAGGATTTAATCTCCAAGAAGGAGCTGCTGGATGAAACCGGCATCTCATACGGCCAGTTATACCGCTGGAAGAGGAAACAATTGATTCCTGAGGAATGGTTCATCCGCAAGTCCACGTTTACCGGACAAGAGACTTTTTTCCCGCGGGAACGAATACTGGGACGGGTGCAGCATATTTTGCAGAAGAAAGATGATCTTTCTCTCGATGAACTAGCCGGAAAGCTGTCAGAGCCTTTGTCTCAGCATCAGGTCATATTAACAGTAGCGCAGCTAAGGGAACGTAACATTGTTTCGAACAGTAGCCTGGAGCGGTTCGGCAGGCCGAACAGTGAAGGGATGCAGCTAACCTTTGAGCAGATTCTGAATCTATTCACTGTAGATCTGCTGCTGAGCAAGGGTGAGCTGAATCTGGAGGAAGCAGACCGGCTCTATCTGACACTTGGAGTGCATACCCCGGGATTTGCGGGAAAGAACTGGGAGCTGTTTTTTGTACGGAAGATGGGGGTCAGTTTCTATCTGATGGCGCTGTCCGGGGCAGAGCTGGCCTTCGATGAAGGCGTCCGGGTAGTCAGCAGGCTTAGTCTTACCGATCTGACAGAACAATTGAAAATAAGATTAAGCTAA
- a CDS encoding fibronectin type III domain-containing protein, which yields MKRKLILFLMTAVLILGAALPAAGIARADAASDASNRALTWLQVQQDATAGYAFDGLVDSFEDFWGPDNPKQIVYTYDQAVAAIAFIVKGERTRAEKVLNKMRDIQDPSGYWLNSYWYNNGYGEEIRKHVGPVSWMAMAAMAYEKQYNDTRYRPMAIKALDWCLTYSKANGGIAGGWSAWSNSDEPWSSTEHNIDLYRVLQYYASVDSSKTASYTAAATGVKSFLDNVVWDDAAKRFKGGWKNDTNLIDPKIPLDVNPWGVLALGLNGTRNYGASLTYVENAAGTPGTLANPRYKQNLTYNDAGNTLSGYDFDWTDEVLPAYDDNGNQIGNTGADVWLEGTAFMSLAYYMQGNTTKANAINTEIIKKQGTSGPSLGGIPYSLKGTSNSYWVMAQQNCVSSTGWLILSLHRFNPFTGQYLTGGSNPGDTTAPTVPGNLASTGKTDTTVSLSWSPSTDNTGVTGYYVYRGGTQAASVTGTAATVSGLTASTAYTFTVKAADAAGNLSAASNAVTLTTNASGGSGNHVTADYTAGVTKVSAAEASIFITPVTSALYVDVHYKVNGGAQLNYRMTLTSGTWRQTVSGLSTGSSIEYWFTYEKSGPQYDSPHYTYVQ from the coding sequence ATGAAAAGAAAGCTTATTCTCTTCCTGATGACCGCAGTGCTGATTCTGGGTGCTGCGCTGCCCGCTGCCGGTATTGCCCGCGCGGATGCGGCAAGTGATGCTTCAAACCGGGCGCTGACCTGGCTGCAGGTGCAGCAGGATGCAACGGCCGGATATGCTTTTGACGGATTGGTTGACAGCTTCGAGGATTTCTGGGGTCCGGACAATCCAAAGCAAATCGTCTACACGTACGATCAGGCCGTCGCAGCCATCGCTTTCATCGTCAAAGGGGAACGGACCCGGGCTGAGAAGGTGCTGAACAAAATGCGTGACATTCAGGACCCGTCCGGCTATTGGCTGAACTCCTACTGGTACAATAACGGCTATGGCGAAGAAATCCGTAAGCATGTCGGACCTGTATCCTGGATGGCCATGGCGGCTATGGCATATGAGAAGCAGTATAATGATACCCGCTATCGTCCGATGGCGATTAAGGCGCTGGACTGGTGCCTGACCTACTCCAAAGCAAACGGCGGCATCGCCGGTGGCTGGAGCGCATGGAGCAATTCGGATGAGCCCTGGAGCTCGACGGAGCATAATATCGATCTGTACCGCGTGCTGCAGTACTATGCATCTGTAGATTCCAGCAAGACGGCATCCTATACAGCTGCGGCAACGGGTGTGAAGAGCTTCCTGGACAATGTGGTCTGGGATGATGCGGCTAAGCGCTTCAAGGGCGGCTGGAAGAATGATACGAACCTGATCGATCCCAAAATCCCGCTGGATGTAAATCCCTGGGGAGTGCTCGCCCTCGGGCTGAACGGAACGCGCAACTACGGGGCAAGCCTGACCTACGTGGAGAATGCGGCCGGTACACCGGGAACACTCGCTAATCCGCGCTATAAGCAGAACCTGACCTATAACGATGCCGGAAATACACTTTCCGGGTATGATTTCGACTGGACGGATGAAGTGCTCCCGGCTTATGACGACAACGGCAATCAGATTGGCAATACGGGGGCGGATGTATGGCTGGAGGGAACGGCTTTTATGTCGCTTGCCTACTACATGCAGGGAAATACAACGAAGGCAAATGCCATCAACACGGAGATTATCAAAAAACAGGGAACCAGCGGCCCGTCGCTCGGCGGAATCCCTTATTCCCTCAAGGGTACAAGCAACAGCTACTGGGTGATGGCCCAGCAGAACTGTGTATCAAGCACCGGGTGGCTGATCCTCTCGCTGCACCGTTTCAACCCGTTCACCGGCCAGTATCTGACCGGGGGCAGCAATCCTGGAGATACTACGGCACCTACGGTACCAGGGAATCTAGCCTCTACAGGTAAAACAGACACGACAGTCAGCCTAAGCTGGTCGCCATCCACCGATAACACGGGAGTAACCGGCTATTACGTGTACCGCGGCGGTACCCAGGCGGCTTCCGTTACCGGAACTGCAGCAACCGTCAGCGGCCTAACGGCTTCAACGGCCTACACCTTCACGGTAAAAGCGGCCGATGCCGCAGGCAACCTCTCCGCTGCAAGTAATGCCGTGACCTTAACCACGAACGCTTCCGGCGGCAGCGGGAATCACGTGACAGCGGATTATACGGCAGGCGTAACCAAGGTATCGGCTGCTGAGGCCAGCATCTTCATCACACCGGTAACCTCCGCTCTGTATGTGGATGTCCACTATAAGGTGAACGGCGGCGCACAGCTGAATTACCGCATGACGCTTACTTCAGGAACCTGGCGCCAGACGGTAAGCGGCCTCAGCACAGGCAGCAGTATTGAATACTGGTTCACCTACGAGAAATCCGGCCCGCAGTACGACTCGCCGCATTACACTTATGTACAGTAA